The Brasilonema sennae CENA114 genome includes a region encoding these proteins:
- a CDS encoding PEP-CTERM sorting domain-containing protein, whose translation MTRFQVRRKLRKVCSKAKYVALGTLSIGQTSVNRSGSRQGIGKATLNFLPTYFQNKYTWGAAVIGLGTAALTLGVLSPSASFAATVVGTELVLSVDVSGSVDTNEFNLQKQGYVNAFRNPTIQNQISALPGGLAATLSYWSSGAVQSVPWTFISDAASANAFADLIAATSRPSSGSTGIANGINFARNLLDNNDYVGNRRVIDVSGDGSENVTSDANLRAARDNAVNAGIVINGLPILGSEANLDTYYRNNVIGGSGSFLIAANNFSDFGNAVTQKIGREIASEQPVPEPLTILGSLAAGSFGVALRRKYNKQQQKETAKV comes from the coding sequence ATGACAAGATTTCAGGTTAGAAGAAAGTTACGTAAAGTTTGTTCTAAGGCAAAATATGTTGCTTTAGGAACACTGAGCATCGGACAGACGAGTGTTAATCGAAGTGGGAGCAGACAAGGCATAGGCAAAGCAACTCTGAATTTCTTGCCTACATACTTTCAAAACAAGTATACATGGGGAGCGGCTGTCATCGGTCTGGGGACAGCCGCGTTGACGCTGGGTGTGCTGTCCCCGTCAGCATCTTTTGCCGCCACTGTAGTTGGCACAGAGTTAGTGCTCTCTGTCGATGTCTCAGGTAGCGTTGACACCAATGAATTCAACTTGCAGAAACAAGGTTACGTAAACGCATTCAGAAATCCGACAATTCAGAATCAAATTTCAGCTTTACCAGGGGGTCTTGCAGCGACTCTATCCTACTGGTCTAGTGGTGCTGTACAATCAGTGCCTTGGACATTTATTAGTGATGCTGCTAGTGCTAATGCATTTGCTGATTTGATCGCAGCAACTTCAAGACCATCTAGCGGTAGCACTGGTATTGCTAATGGCATTAATTTTGCTCGAAATCTACTCGACAATAATGATTATGTTGGGAACAGAAGAGTTATTGATGTGTCAGGTGATGGTTCAGAAAATGTTACCTCAGACGCAAACCTCAGAGCAGCACGAGATAACGCAGTTAACGCAGGAATTGTCATCAACGGTCTACCAATTCTTGGTAGTGAGGCTAATCTAGATACCTATTACAGAAACAATGTTATTGGAGGTTCTGGCTCTTTCCTCATTGCTGCAAATAACTTCTCGGACTTTGGAAATGCTGTCACACAGAAAATAGGACGTGAAATTGCCTCAGAACAACCTGTCCCCGAACCTCTAACCATATTAGGTTCCTTAGCTGCAGGTAGTTTTGGTGTTGCTCTGCGTCGTAAATACAACAAGCAGCAACAAAAAGAGACTGCAAAAGTGTAG